In Candidatus Cybelea sp., one genomic interval encodes:
- a CDS encoding TlpA disulfide reductase family protein: MSTRAERRRVVRRASRESVTSPKVRAVAAFVTVALAICIAAITFVARRSVPPSATEAPAYASLTKGGVAPPFAVTTLTGSHLDSRRIAEPIMLEIFATWCPHCQRETQTIRRLRRAFGDRLSIVAVTGSDIASDHQSVETSEDVRLFARYFAVNYPMAYDPGLTVAQQYLQGSFPTIVFVNRAKRISSVEIGEIDLKRLSADARAAGVTGG, encoded by the coding sequence ATGAGTACCCGAGCGGAGCGCCGCCGAGTCGTTCGGCGAGCATCGCGCGAAAGCGTCACATCGCCCAAAGTTCGCGCCGTTGCCGCCTTCGTTACAGTTGCTCTCGCGATCTGCATTGCGGCCATCACGTTCGTCGCACGCAGGAGCGTGCCGCCGAGTGCAACTGAAGCACCGGCCTACGCCTCACTAACAAAGGGCGGCGTTGCCCCGCCCTTTGCGGTCACAACGCTGACCGGATCTCACCTAGACTCAAGGCGGATTGCCGAGCCGATCATGCTTGAGATTTTCGCCACGTGGTGCCCGCACTGTCAGCGAGAGACTCAGACCATCAGACGATTACGGCGAGCTTTCGGTGACCGTCTCTCGATCGTAGCCGTTACGGGGAGCGATATTGCCTCCGACCATCAGTCGGTCGAGACGTCCGAAGACGTTCGCCTTTTCGCACGCTATTTCGCCGTCAACTACCCAATGGCGTACGACCCCGGCCTCACCGTTGCCCAGCAATATTTGCAGGGCAGTTTCCCAACCATCGTCTTCGTCAATCGCGCAAAACGCATTTCGTCCGTTGAGATAGGGGAGATCGATCTAAAACGGCTGTCCGCCGACGCCCGGGCTGCCGGCGTAACGGGAGGATAG
- a CDS encoding DUF1775 domain-containing protein, producing the protein MGHVRVFPDSNNTQTPACSYAKFVVRVPVERNVPTNRIDLAIPKGVVVFAVQPKAGWQFTLQKTRGIITGISWSGGRLMPEEFDEFAFIAATPKTPGPISWDASQYYENGEIVRWTGAPKSDTPHSVTTVVPGKCSTRKKVK; encoded by the coding sequence ATGGGACACGTGCGCGTGTTCCCTGACTCCAATAATACGCAGACGCCCGCTTGCAGCTATGCGAAGTTCGTCGTTCGCGTTCCCGTCGAGAGAAACGTGCCGACGAATCGAATCGACCTAGCGATTCCGAAGGGCGTGGTCGTCTTTGCCGTCCAACCGAAGGCCGGCTGGCAGTTCACACTCCAGAAAACGCGAGGAATTATCACCGGCATCTCTTGGAGCGGGGGGCGTCTCATGCCCGAAGAGTTCGATGAGTTTGCCTTTATCGCGGCGACGCCGAAGACGCCTGGGCCAATCAGTTGGGACGCCAGCCAATACTATGAAAATGGCGAGATCGTTCGCTGGACCGGAGCGCCCAAGAGCGACACGCCCCATTCCGTCACAACCGTAGTGCCCGGGAAATGCTCCACGAGAAAGAAGGTGAAATGA